The region CGCCATCGCGCTGCTGGTGTGGGCGTATAAAAGCCAGGTAATGGGCACGCCGCCCACCAAGGCCCGCCCGGCAAACACGTAACACCGCTGCTTCCCCGGTGGCGCGCCAGGCAGGTGCGCCACTATCTCCTTCCGCAACATTTCCCTCGACACAATAAAATTTCCTAGTGGAATAGACTTGCTGTTGACATATCGGTATCATCGTTTCAACGTGCCGCCACCGGGGATGCCTTGCCATGCTGCCTGCCGGACAAAAACTGAGGTACTCGATTGCGCTGGGCGCCGGCTATGTGCTGGCCCAGCTGGCCTTGACGGCGTGGGCCGGCGCACGCGCGCCCTGGGTCAGCTATGCGTTCAGCATCGTCGCGCCCCTGCTGGCGCTGGCCGCCTGTTGCCGCTGCGCCTATGTCAGCGCGGCAGGCGCGGCCAGGACAGGCTGGGCCCTGTTCGCCGTGGCCATGCTGTTCTGGAGCACCGGCATGATATTGTCGGCCTGGCAGGACCTGAGCGGCCAAGTGGCTTCCGACGCCACGTATTTTTCCGATTTCGCCTATTTCATGTACGGCGCGCCCCTGCTGCTGGCCATGTCGTCCGTGACGCACGAGCATCCCTCGCGCACCTTGCAATGGCTCGACGCCGTACAGGTGCTGCTGGCGGCCTACCTGGCCTATACGGCCATCTTTTCCGTGTCGCCCTTCGACCAGCGCTCGATCGCGCCGATTCCCGCCAGTCTGCTGGTGCTGACCTACAACGTGGAAAACCTGGCCCTGGCCTGCTGCGCCTCGCTGCGCCTGCTGGCGCACCGCCGCGATGGCGGGCAAGGCCGCTTTTACCTGCTGCTGGCGGTGTTCTTATGGTGCTATGCGGGCTGCGCGGCCACGTATAACTATCTGACTTTGCATGGCGCGACCGAAGCCTGGAGCGAGGTGCTGCCCAGCCTGCCCTTCCTGATCCTGGTGCTGCTGTCCATGCGCGTCACGGCGGCGCGGTCCGGTGCGGAAAGCGCACAGGCGCAGCAGACCCCGCAAAAGCTGACCCTGCTGATCGACAATTTCAGTCCCATCCTCTTTACGGCCGCCTTGCTGGGCCTGGGCTTTGCCGTCATGCGCGCGCATTTCTACCTGGCGGCGGCGTCGCTGTTCGTCGCGCTGCTGGTCCACGCGCTGCGCTCGGCCACCCTGCAAAGCCGCTACATGCAAAGCGAACTGGCCTTGCGTGCGGCGCATGACAAACTGGAAAAGCTGTCGCTGACGGATGGTTTGACGGGCATCGCCAACCGGCGCTGCTTCGACCAGACATTGCAGCTGGAATGGCAGCGCGCCGCGCGCAACCATCAGGGGCTGGCGCTGCTGATCATCGATATCGATTTCTTCAAAAGCCTCAACGATACCTTCGGCCACCCGTATGGCGACGCCTGCCTGGTGCGGATCGCGGCCGCCCTGCATTCCGCGCTGCCGCGCGCCAGCGACCTGGCGGCCCGCTTCGGCGGCGAAGAGTTTGCCGCCATCCTGCCCGCCACCGATGGCGACGGCGCGCTGGCGGTGGCGCACAAGATGCAGGAGGCGATCGCCGCGGCCGCCATCGTCCACGCGCCGTCGCGCGGCGGCCTGGTAACGGCCAGCATCGGCCTGGCCTTGCATGACGCAGGACAGACGCCGGAACAATTGCTGGCCGCCGCCGACCAGGCCCTGTACCGGGCCAAGCAGAATGGCCGCAACCGGGTCGAGGCTTAGCTTCCCAGCTTGCCGGTAATGACTTTCCATTGCGCCGGCGTCACGGGCGTGATCGACAGCCGGCTGCCCTTCTTGAGCAGCAGCATGTCTTCCAGTTCCGGCATCTGGCGCATCTCGGACAGGGGCAGCAGCGCCGTCTTCTTCACGCCGCGCACGTCGACGCTGATCCAGCGCGGTTGTTCTGGCGTGGCTTTCGGGTCGAAGTATTTGCCGCCCTCTTCAAACTGGCTGTGATCGGGATAGGCGCCGCTGGCCACTTCGGCCACGCCCGCCACGCCCGGCTGCGGGCAACTCGAGTGATAGAACAGCACGCCATCGCCCGGCCGCATGCCATCGCGCATGAAGTTGCGCGCCTGGTAATTGCGCACACCAAACCACGGCATGGTGTGCTGCGGCGCGGCCATCAGGTCGTCGATGCTCACTTCATCGGGTTCGGACTTCATCAGCCAGTATTGTTTCATGCAGACTCCGTATCAAAGCGACAGGCGTAAAAAAACGGTTGCGCATCATTGCTGCAACCGTTTTTCGTTTTCTTTCAAATTGGGCCCCGCCTGTGCCGCTATGCCGGCATCCCGAACCAAACGGTTCAAGGTGGTCACGTTAGTTCAATTTCGGGTTCGTCGAACGAGCGACGCTCACTCCCATCAAACAAAATTCGCAACCGATGCGCATAAATGGTTCAAGGAATATATGGCAATCGCGAACACCGCAGGGTAGACCCAAGTTTACTCCTTTGCTCGCGCATCGCAAAGACAAATCGTCGCGTGCACGCTTAAAAAAGGTTTTCCTGGGGCGTCAAGGCGCTATCCAATACCGTGTGCATGGCCGAGATTTTCTGCTTCACTTCCAGTATCGTCAATTCCGACAGCGGACCTTGCGGCGACTTCACGGAGAGGAATTCGGCGGCCACGCCCAGGGCGGCCAGCACGGCGATGCGGTCGTTACCCTTGACCTTGCCCGCGTCGCGGATGGCTTTCATTTTGCTATCGAGATAGATCGCCGCTTCGCGCAGCGCGCGCTCTTCGCCGTCGCGGCACACCATGCTGTAGGACTGGCCCATGATATTGACATCGACACGCGGCATTACGCTTCCTTCTCGTTCTCGGCAATATAGGCGCCCGCTTCCGAAGCGGCTTGCTCCAGGCCAGCTTGCACCAGTTCGGGAATTTTTTCCAGCAACGCTTCCACCCGCTCCTGCGCTTCGCGCATGCGTTGCACATACAGGGCGTTGTCGGCGGCCAGCGCGGCATTGTCCTTGCGCAGTTGCGCGTTTTCACGGCGCAGCGCATGGGTCATTTCGGCCAGCAGGCCTATTTTGTCGGATAATTCGTTGAATTCGGAAATCATGCCGCCACTATAGGGCGGACGCTCCATGGGCGTCAATCGAATCACGCCGCTGTCACACATATTTACATCAATGCAGGGCAGTTGGCGGACAATACACGCTTTTTCCGGCGCTTTTCGCCAAGTGCGCGCATCCGCCGGCGCAGCGATGGCAGCGTTTTACTCGTCGACGTAATCGGGTTCGATATCGAGACCGCCATAGCGGTTTTCGCAAGAGCGGCGCGTCAACTCCTGCTTGCCGCTCTTGCCGTCAAGCACCATCGTCAGGTCGCGGCAAGTACGGCTGTAGCTGCCAGGTTTGGCGTCCGTGCCCGAAGGCGTCAGGCGCACTGCCAGTGGCACCGCGTTGCCCAGGCCCTTGTTGCTCCACTGGCGGCTCTTGCCATCCTCTTCATCTTTCAAGGTGCGCACGGCGGCCTTCAGCAACGATGCTTGTTCTTGTGCATTCAGCCTGGCGATGGTGACGTCGGACAGGAAAGGCGGATACACGACGGGCGCCGGATCCTTGCCCTGCACATCCCATTTCCCGCTGTTCTGCGAACAGGTGCGGCGGCTCAGGTCCTGCGACTTGCCGCCCGCCGTGACGATGAATTTCAGGTCGCGGCACACATGCGCCTTCAAACTGTGCTCCGTCATGCCGGAATTGCTGAAGTTATACGTGACTTTGACCATCACGCCGCGGTCGCCGCCGTTGTCCCACACGTGCGCTTCCTGGTCGTCGTCGTCCTTGTTCAAGTCCTTGAACAAATCGCCCAGCAGCCTGTCTTTTTCCTGCGGCGTCAGGGTCGCCACGGTGATCTCGTCGGCGATGGTGGGCGTTTGCGCGGCGGCATTGCCCAGGCAGGCGAGGCCGATGAGGGTAGCGCCCAGCAGGCGCAGCGCGGAGCGGGAAGGCGGAAATGGCATGGCGTTCTTTCTCGTGCAAGTAGTCATATGTGGCGATATTGATATGCAATTACAATCATCTTATCAAATTCCATAGTGAAACTCTGTTTCCTGTGCGTACAGGAACGGCCCCTCTCCGGACGGCATGCTAGAGTCGCGCCTGTTGCTGACGCCCGGGAAGTTGGCTTGCGCCAGCGCAAACCCTGCGTAAATGCAGGCTGCGCAGAACGTCTATGTATATCTTCCCGGAGAATAAGCCCTTGAATAAGCCCCCTACCGTCCCTATAATTAGCACTCGTTAGTAGAGAGTGCTAACAAACTCTTTCGTAGTAATCCTCAGGACTGATGGTGCTTGCCAGACCACTGCAGGGAACGCTACGCGGCGGGCGACGCCGCGATGCACCACTGCCGGATACAGGCAAGGACAGGATGACATGGGGTTTGCTTGACCGTTGCGGGCTGCTTTCAACGGCGGTCACTGAAAGCAGGCCTGGCGCTGTGCCAGGCATGTATTCATTTAGCAACACCTATCCATTGAACTTTAAGGAGTTTTGTATGAATCTGCGCCCATTGAACGATCGCGTCATCGTCAAACGCCTCGACCAGGAAACCAAAACTGCGTCCGGCCTCATCATTCCTGATGCAGCTGCTGAAAAACCGGATCAAGGCGAAGTCCTTGCCGTAGGCAATGGCAAGATTCTCGACGACGGCAAAGTCCGTCCTCTGGATGTCAAAGTGGGCGACCGCGTCCTGTT is a window of Janthinobacterium rivuli DNA encoding:
- a CDS encoding GGDEF domain-containing protein, whose amino-acid sequence is MLPAGQKLRYSIALGAGYVLAQLALTAWAGARAPWVSYAFSIVAPLLALAACCRCAYVSAAGAARTGWALFAVAMLFWSTGMILSAWQDLSGQVASDATYFSDFAYFMYGAPLLLAMSSVTHEHPSRTLQWLDAVQVLLAAYLAYTAIFSVSPFDQRSIAPIPASLLVLTYNVENLALACCASLRLLAHRRDGGQGRFYLLLAVFLWCYAGCAATYNYLTLHGATEAWSEVLPSLPFLILVLLSMRVTAARSGAESAQAQQTPQKLTLLIDNFSPILFTAALLGLGFAVMRAHFYLAAASLFVALLVHALRSATLQSRYMQSELALRAAHDKLEKLSLTDGLTGIANRRCFDQTLQLEWQRAARNHQGLALLIIDIDFFKSLNDTFGHPYGDACLVRIAAALHSALPRASDLAARFGGEEFAAILPATDGDGALAVAHKMQEAIAAAAIVHAPSRGGLVTASIGLALHDAGQTPEQLLAAADQALYRAKQNGRNRVEA
- a CDS encoding EVE domain-containing protein, whose translation is MKQYWLMKSEPDEVSIDDLMAAPQHTMPWFGVRNYQARNFMRDGMRPGDGVLFYHSSCPQPGVAGVAEVASGAYPDHSQFEEGGKYFDPKATPEQPRWISVDVRGVKKTALLPLSEMRQMPELEDMLLLKKGSRLSITPVTPAQWKVITGKLGS
- a CDS encoding cell division protein ZapA; the protein is MPRVDVNIMGQSYSMVCRDGEERALREAAIYLDSKMKAIRDAGKVKGNDRIAVLAALGVAAEFLSVKSPQGPLSELTILEVKQKISAMHTVLDSALTPQENLF
- a CDS encoding DUF904 domain-containing protein; translated protein: MERPPYSGGMISEFNELSDKIGLLAEMTHALRRENAQLRKDNAALAADNALYVQRMREAQERVEALLEKIPELVQAGLEQAASEAGAYIAENEKEA
- the groES gene encoding co-chaperone GroES; amino-acid sequence: MNLRPLNDRVIVKRLDQETKTASGLIIPDAAAEKPDQGEVLAVGNGKILDDGKVRPLDVKVGDRVLFGKYAGQTVKVDGDELLVMREEDIMAIVVK